The Bombus vancouverensis nearcticus chromosome 12, iyBomVanc1_principal, whole genome shotgun sequence genome contains a region encoding:
- the LOC117155047 gene encoding RING finger protein 207 isoform X2, whose protein sequence is MANSAGTTVDGIDVGENDGTTGVTGGGPRNPLICGVCHDYYNEPCLLSCFHTFCARCIRGPHLEGKVSCPICGQQTQLKDGAQQPPPDQLIRQLVELANSENPPCANCDKRDKSTMFFCTTCGQALCTHCRENTHRAKMFSTHEVLHMSKCTKDTQRRCPTHGEQYIMYSQSAKCMLCATCFRDTPADARLHCVDIESAWQQASKKMERAVNSICELQAGVRDGVLALKSQLDELRHSLDSEKRTLNSFCQGMQEAITKTHGSTLTELQRQFETKERMVRSQLLSLGSALPVLQMHLMLCTAFTSGATKYQFLELAHPMLERLSRVAQLGYPSRPPLLTAHLKTNYKNEFARALQPYIGQSQKESLYDQTHTTAQQDPPVIQSSKSAHRIPTKSGTDGGPFSSHCRTFDSQLKELNQQLLTVKERLEELHRDVAVLRRANTPPLGIRYEQVARDCRVLEQQLEHYQMELERLRNVFDTLWDEQLCRIHIEKEIFHSQMNDILSLRSQVKQLQNLAQQLEPYIKSFATGVSAGEVSMIASDAASNQHLQALLDHLARLQMQEPPQPQTQAPTKDHRHSRTTATSADNALYMKETKEVPTRCRTPSADVEAILDSSGNIIVYGTAKSTDSKRGMLNQLIEKARSKEDRKKSPGREESRDRSQSRRPRKSPDNTKPKTPPGHWSASKVRSLYRSLKGGSGDNSAEGLDQPERCTDSQQPQSHTTAGEEGEYQRISEASSTGEVKKRVQAQVHAVPDEQSIPAGKGTKVYPASDSEDVFYADEKASTEVRRRRRASCDSLSTTGSGSRRSSIVDGTVGQSAQDPRKTMVLLIGPTPKSSSLVQKQRSWETFPRPKSKRSVTTSEGGASSLSQLKKTDSFEGHEETVRTLVAAVQETRSHLHHRHVHHHRHHRKSKTN, encoded by the exons ATGGCGAACTCGGCGGGGACGACGGTCGACGGCATCGACGTCGGCGAGAATGACGGTACGACAGGTGTGACCGGTGGCGGGCCTAGGAATCCTCTCATCTGCGGTGTCTGTCATGACTATTACAACGAGCCTTGTCTGCTGTCCTGCTTTCACACCTTTTGTGCCCGCTGCATCCGTGGCCCTCATCTTGAGGGAAAAGTCTCCTGTCCCATCTGCGG GCAACAGACACAGTTGAAAGATGGAGCACAACAACCACCGCCTGATCAGCTGATACGTCAGCTAGTTGAGTTGGCAAACTCTGAGAATCCACCTTGTGCCAACTGTGATAAACGGGACAAGTCTACTATGTTTTTTTGTACAACATGTG GACAAGCTTTGTGTACACACTGCAGGGAGAATACCCATCGTGCGAAGATGTTCTCTACACACGAGGTGTTACATATGAGCAAATGCACCAAGGATACACAACGTCGTTGCCCGACCCACGGAGAACAATACATAATGTATAGTCAAAGTGCCAAGTGCATGCTCTGCGCTACTTGTTTTCGCGACACCCCTGCGGATGCGAGGCTTCACTGCGTTGATATTGAAAGTGCTTGGCAACAGGCTTCGAAGAAGATGGAACGAGCTGTTAATTCCATTTGTGAGCTGCAAGCTGGCGTGCGAGACGGAGTGTTGGCTTTAAAATCACAATTGGATGAACTACGACATAGTTTGGATTCCGAAAAAAGGACATTGAATTCTTTCTGTCAGGGAATGCAGGAAGCCATAACGAAGACGCACGGAAGTACTCTGACAGAATTGCAGCGACAgtttgaaacgaaggaaaggatGGTTCGAAGCCAATTGCTTTCATTAGGTAGTGCACTTCCTGTGCTGCAGATGCATTTAATGCTATGCACTGCCTTTACTAGCGGCGCGACGAAATATCAATTTCTCGAGCTAGCCCATCCGATGTTGGAACGACTAAGTCGAGTCGCACAATTAGGATATCCATCGAGGCCGCCTCTATTGACTGCACATCTGAAGACTAATTATAAGAATGAATTTGCTCGCGCACTGCAACCGTACATCGGTCAATCCCAGAAGGAATCATTATATGACCAAACTCACACGACGGCTCAACAGGATCCGCCAGTGATTCAG AGCAGCAAGTCTGCTCACAGGATTCCAACCAAGAGCGGGACCGACGGTGGACCGTTTTCCAGCCACTGTCGAACATTTGATAGTCAGCTGAAGGAATTGAATCAGCAATTGCTCACTGTGAAGGAACGTTTAGAAGAATTACATCGTGATGTGGCAGTTCTGAGAAGAGCTAACACACCTCCGTTGGGCATACGTTACGAACAGGTGGCGAGGGATTGTCGGGTACTAGAGCAACAATTAGAGCATTATCAGATGGAACTAGAACGTCTTAGAAACGTGTTCGATACACTTTGGGATGAACAGTTATGTAGAATTCacatagaaaaagaaatattccatTCTCAG ATGAACGATATCCTATCGTTAAGAAGTCAGGTAAAACAATTGCAGAATCTTGCTCAACAATTAGAACCGTATATAAAATCTTTCGCAACCGGAGTTAGTGCTGGTGAAGTAAGCATGATAGCCTCTGATGCAGCCAGTAATCAGCATTTGCAGGCGTTACTGGATCACTTGGCACGTTTACAAATGCAGGAACCACCGCAACCGCAAACCCAAGCCCCGACCAAGGATCATCGACATTCGCGTACTACTGCAACTAGTGCAGATAACGCGCTTTACATGAAAG AAACGAAGGAGGTACCAACACGTTGCCGTACTCCTTCCGCTGATGTCGAAGCTATCTTGGATTCGAGTGGAAACATTATTGTCTATGGAACGGCCAAATCAACGGACTCGAAAAGAGGAATGCTTAACCAATTGATCGAAAAAGCTAGAAGTAAAGAAGATCGTAAGAAATCGCCGGGAAGAGAGGAAAGTCGTGATCGCAGTCAGAGCCGACGACCGAGGAAGTCTCCCGACAATACGAAGCCTAAAACACCGCCTGGTCACTGGTCTGCCAGCAAAGTACGATCTTTGTATCGATCTCTGAAGGGTGGCAGTGGAGATAATTCTGCCGAGGGACTCGATCAACCAGAAAGGTGCACGGATTCCCAGCAACCACAGTCGCATACGACTG CAGGGGAAGAAGGAGAATATCAACGAATTTCGGAGGCGTCCAGCACGGGAGAGGTGAAGAAGCGAGTTCAGGCTCAGGTACACGCGGTTCCCGACGAGCAATCGATTCCTGCAGGCAAGGGAACCAAAGTGTATCCAGCTAGTGACTCGGAGGATGTGTTCTACGCGGATGAGAAGGCCTCGACGGAGGTGAGGAGACGTCGACGTGCGAGCTGTGACAGCCTAAGTACCACCGGCTCAGGAAGCAGGCGATCGAGTATTGTCGATGGGACGGTAGGTCAATCCGCGCAGGATCCCAGGAAAACAATGGTTCTTTTGATTGGGCCTACACCGAAGTCGTCGTCTCTGGTGCAGAAGCAGCGTTCCTGGGAAACATTTCCTCGGCCAAAAAGCAAACGCAGTGTAACGACCAGCGAGGGGGGAGCCTCATCTCTTAGCCAGCTGAAGAAAACGGACAGTTTCGAGGGGCACGAGGAAACCGTGAGAACACTGGTGGCGGCCGTGCAGGAGACAAGGTCACACCTGCATCATCGTCACGtgcatcatcatcgtcatcatcgaAAGAGCAAGACAAATTAA
- the LOC117155047 gene encoding RING finger protein 207 isoform X6: MFFCTTCGQALCTHCRENTHRAKMFSTHEVLHMSKCTKDTQRRCPTHGEQYIMYSQSAKCMLCATCFRDTPADARLHCVDIESAWQQASKKMERAVNSICELQAGVRDGVLALKSQLDELRHSLDSEKRTLNSFCQGMQEAITKTHGSTLTELQRQFETKERMVRSQLLSLGSALPVLQMHLMLCTAFTSGATKYQFLELAHPMLERLSRVAQLGYPSRPPLLTAHLKTNYKNEFARALQPYIGQSQKESLYDQTHTTAQQDPPVIQQSSKSAHRIPTKSGTDGGPFSSHCRTFDSQLKELNQQLLTVKERLEELHRDVAVLRRANTPPLGIRYEQVARDCRVLEQQLEHYQMELERLRNVFDTLWDEQLCRIHIEKEIFHSQMNDILSLRSQVKQLQNLAQQLEPYIKSFATGVSAGEVSMIASDAASNQHLQALLDHLARLQMQEPPQPQTQAPTKDHRHSRTTATSADNALYMKETKEVPTRCRTPSADVEAILDSSGNIIVYGTAKSTDSKRGMLNQLIEKARSKEDRKKSPGREESRDRSQSRRPRKSPDNTKPKTPPGHWSASKVRSLYRSLKGGSGDNSAEGLDQPERCTDSQQPQSHTTAGEEGEYQRISEASSTGEVKKRVQAQVHAVPDEQSIPAGKGTKVYPASDSEDVFYADEKASTEVRRRRRASCDSLSTTGSGSRRSSIVDGTVGQSAQDPRKTMVLLIGPTPKSSSLVQKQRSWETFPRPKSKRSVTTSEGGASSLSQLKKTDSFEGHEETVRTLVAAVQETRSHLHHRHVHHHRHHRKSKTN; this comes from the exons ATGTTTTTTTGTACAACATGTG GACAAGCTTTGTGTACACACTGCAGGGAGAATACCCATCGTGCGAAGATGTTCTCTACACACGAGGTGTTACATATGAGCAAATGCACCAAGGATACACAACGTCGTTGCCCGACCCACGGAGAACAATACATAATGTATAGTCAAAGTGCCAAGTGCATGCTCTGCGCTACTTGTTTTCGCGACACCCCTGCGGATGCGAGGCTTCACTGCGTTGATATTGAAAGTGCTTGGCAACAGGCTTCGAAGAAGATGGAACGAGCTGTTAATTCCATTTGTGAGCTGCAAGCTGGCGTGCGAGACGGAGTGTTGGCTTTAAAATCACAATTGGATGAACTACGACATAGTTTGGATTCCGAAAAAAGGACATTGAATTCTTTCTGTCAGGGAATGCAGGAAGCCATAACGAAGACGCACGGAAGTACTCTGACAGAATTGCAGCGACAgtttgaaacgaaggaaaggatGGTTCGAAGCCAATTGCTTTCATTAGGTAGTGCACTTCCTGTGCTGCAGATGCATTTAATGCTATGCACTGCCTTTACTAGCGGCGCGACGAAATATCAATTTCTCGAGCTAGCCCATCCGATGTTGGAACGACTAAGTCGAGTCGCACAATTAGGATATCCATCGAGGCCGCCTCTATTGACTGCACATCTGAAGACTAATTATAAGAATGAATTTGCTCGCGCACTGCAACCGTACATCGGTCAATCCCAGAAGGAATCATTATATGACCAAACTCACACGACGGCTCAACAGGATCCGCCAGTGATTCAG CAGAGCAGCAAGTCTGCTCACAGGATTCCAACCAAGAGCGGGACCGACGGTGGACCGTTTTCCAGCCACTGTCGAACATTTGATAGTCAGCTGAAGGAATTGAATCAGCAATTGCTCACTGTGAAGGAACGTTTAGAAGAATTACATCGTGATGTGGCAGTTCTGAGAAGAGCTAACACACCTCCGTTGGGCATACGTTACGAACAGGTGGCGAGGGATTGTCGGGTACTAGAGCAACAATTAGAGCATTATCAGATGGAACTAGAACGTCTTAGAAACGTGTTCGATACACTTTGGGATGAACAGTTATGTAGAATTCacatagaaaaagaaatattccatTCTCAG ATGAACGATATCCTATCGTTAAGAAGTCAGGTAAAACAATTGCAGAATCTTGCTCAACAATTAGAACCGTATATAAAATCTTTCGCAACCGGAGTTAGTGCTGGTGAAGTAAGCATGATAGCCTCTGATGCAGCCAGTAATCAGCATTTGCAGGCGTTACTGGATCACTTGGCACGTTTACAAATGCAGGAACCACCGCAACCGCAAACCCAAGCCCCGACCAAGGATCATCGACATTCGCGTACTACTGCAACTAGTGCAGATAACGCGCTTTACATGAAAG AAACGAAGGAGGTACCAACACGTTGCCGTACTCCTTCCGCTGATGTCGAAGCTATCTTGGATTCGAGTGGAAACATTATTGTCTATGGAACGGCCAAATCAACGGACTCGAAAAGAGGAATGCTTAACCAATTGATCGAAAAAGCTAGAAGTAAAGAAGATCGTAAGAAATCGCCGGGAAGAGAGGAAAGTCGTGATCGCAGTCAGAGCCGACGACCGAGGAAGTCTCCCGACAATACGAAGCCTAAAACACCGCCTGGTCACTGGTCTGCCAGCAAAGTACGATCTTTGTATCGATCTCTGAAGGGTGGCAGTGGAGATAATTCTGCCGAGGGACTCGATCAACCAGAAAGGTGCACGGATTCCCAGCAACCACAGTCGCATACGACTG CAGGGGAAGAAGGAGAATATCAACGAATTTCGGAGGCGTCCAGCACGGGAGAGGTGAAGAAGCGAGTTCAGGCTCAGGTACACGCGGTTCCCGACGAGCAATCGATTCCTGCAGGCAAGGGAACCAAAGTGTATCCAGCTAGTGACTCGGAGGATGTGTTCTACGCGGATGAGAAGGCCTCGACGGAGGTGAGGAGACGTCGACGTGCGAGCTGTGACAGCCTAAGTACCACCGGCTCAGGAAGCAGGCGATCGAGTATTGTCGATGGGACGGTAGGTCAATCCGCGCAGGATCCCAGGAAAACAATGGTTCTTTTGATTGGGCCTACACCGAAGTCGTCGTCTCTGGTGCAGAAGCAGCGTTCCTGGGAAACATTTCCTCGGCCAAAAAGCAAACGCAGTGTAACGACCAGCGAGGGGGGAGCCTCATCTCTTAGCCAGCTGAAGAAAACGGACAGTTTCGAGGGGCACGAGGAAACCGTGAGAACACTGGTGGCGGCCGTGCAGGAGACAAGGTCACACCTGCATCATCGTCACGtgcatcatcatcgtcatcatcgaAAGAGCAAGACAAATTAA
- the LOC117155047 gene encoding RING finger protein 207 isoform X5: MASLGQQTQLKDGAQQPPPDQLIRQLVELANSENPPCANCDKRDKSTMFFCTTCGQALCTHCRENTHRAKMFSTHEVLHMSKCTKDTQRRCPTHGEQYIMYSQSAKCMLCATCFRDTPADARLHCVDIESAWQQASKKMERAVNSICELQAGVRDGVLALKSQLDELRHSLDSEKRTLNSFCQGMQEAITKTHGSTLTELQRQFETKERMVRSQLLSLGSALPVLQMHLMLCTAFTSGATKYQFLELAHPMLERLSRVAQLGYPSRPPLLTAHLKTNYKNEFARALQPYIGQSQKESLYDQTHTTAQQDPPVIQQSSKSAHRIPTKSGTDGGPFSSHCRTFDSQLKELNQQLLTVKERLEELHRDVAVLRRANTPPLGIRYEQVARDCRVLEQQLEHYQMELERLRNVFDTLWDEQLCRIHIEKEIFHSQMNDILSLRSQVKQLQNLAQQLEPYIKSFATGVSAGEVSMIASDAASNQHLQALLDHLARLQMQEPPQPQTQAPTKDHRHSRTTATSADNALYMKETKEVPTRCRTPSADVEAILDSSGNIIVYGTAKSTDSKRGMLNQLIEKARSKEDRKKSPGREESRDRSQSRRPRKSPDNTKPKTPPGHWSASKVRSLYRSLKGGSGDNSAEGLDQPERCTDSQQPQSHTTAGEEGEYQRISEASSTGEVKKRVQAQVHAVPDEQSIPAGKGTKVYPASDSEDVFYADEKASTEVRRRRRASCDSLSTTGSGSRRSSIVDGTVGQSAQDPRKTMVLLIGPTPKSSSLVQKQRSWETFPRPKSKRSVTTSEGGASSLSQLKKTDSFEGHEETVRTLVAAVQETRSHLHHRHVHHHRHHRKSKTN; encoded by the exons ATGGCGTCCTTAGG GCAACAGACACAGTTGAAAGATGGAGCACAACAACCACCGCCTGATCAGCTGATACGTCAGCTAGTTGAGTTGGCAAACTCTGAGAATCCACCTTGTGCCAACTGTGATAAACGGGACAAGTCTACTATGTTTTTTTGTACAACATGTG GACAAGCTTTGTGTACACACTGCAGGGAGAATACCCATCGTGCGAAGATGTTCTCTACACACGAGGTGTTACATATGAGCAAATGCACCAAGGATACACAACGTCGTTGCCCGACCCACGGAGAACAATACATAATGTATAGTCAAAGTGCCAAGTGCATGCTCTGCGCTACTTGTTTTCGCGACACCCCTGCGGATGCGAGGCTTCACTGCGTTGATATTGAAAGTGCTTGGCAACAGGCTTCGAAGAAGATGGAACGAGCTGTTAATTCCATTTGTGAGCTGCAAGCTGGCGTGCGAGACGGAGTGTTGGCTTTAAAATCACAATTGGATGAACTACGACATAGTTTGGATTCCGAAAAAAGGACATTGAATTCTTTCTGTCAGGGAATGCAGGAAGCCATAACGAAGACGCACGGAAGTACTCTGACAGAATTGCAGCGACAgtttgaaacgaaggaaaggatGGTTCGAAGCCAATTGCTTTCATTAGGTAGTGCACTTCCTGTGCTGCAGATGCATTTAATGCTATGCACTGCCTTTACTAGCGGCGCGACGAAATATCAATTTCTCGAGCTAGCCCATCCGATGTTGGAACGACTAAGTCGAGTCGCACAATTAGGATATCCATCGAGGCCGCCTCTATTGACTGCACATCTGAAGACTAATTATAAGAATGAATTTGCTCGCGCACTGCAACCGTACATCGGTCAATCCCAGAAGGAATCATTATATGACCAAACTCACACGACGGCTCAACAGGATCCGCCAGTGATTCAG CAGAGCAGCAAGTCTGCTCACAGGATTCCAACCAAGAGCGGGACCGACGGTGGACCGTTTTCCAGCCACTGTCGAACATTTGATAGTCAGCTGAAGGAATTGAATCAGCAATTGCTCACTGTGAAGGAACGTTTAGAAGAATTACATCGTGATGTGGCAGTTCTGAGAAGAGCTAACACACCTCCGTTGGGCATACGTTACGAACAGGTGGCGAGGGATTGTCGGGTACTAGAGCAACAATTAGAGCATTATCAGATGGAACTAGAACGTCTTAGAAACGTGTTCGATACACTTTGGGATGAACAGTTATGTAGAATTCacatagaaaaagaaatattccatTCTCAG ATGAACGATATCCTATCGTTAAGAAGTCAGGTAAAACAATTGCAGAATCTTGCTCAACAATTAGAACCGTATATAAAATCTTTCGCAACCGGAGTTAGTGCTGGTGAAGTAAGCATGATAGCCTCTGATGCAGCCAGTAATCAGCATTTGCAGGCGTTACTGGATCACTTGGCACGTTTACAAATGCAGGAACCACCGCAACCGCAAACCCAAGCCCCGACCAAGGATCATCGACATTCGCGTACTACTGCAACTAGTGCAGATAACGCGCTTTACATGAAAG AAACGAAGGAGGTACCAACACGTTGCCGTACTCCTTCCGCTGATGTCGAAGCTATCTTGGATTCGAGTGGAAACATTATTGTCTATGGAACGGCCAAATCAACGGACTCGAAAAGAGGAATGCTTAACCAATTGATCGAAAAAGCTAGAAGTAAAGAAGATCGTAAGAAATCGCCGGGAAGAGAGGAAAGTCGTGATCGCAGTCAGAGCCGACGACCGAGGAAGTCTCCCGACAATACGAAGCCTAAAACACCGCCTGGTCACTGGTCTGCCAGCAAAGTACGATCTTTGTATCGATCTCTGAAGGGTGGCAGTGGAGATAATTCTGCCGAGGGACTCGATCAACCAGAAAGGTGCACGGATTCCCAGCAACCACAGTCGCATACGACTG CAGGGGAAGAAGGAGAATATCAACGAATTTCGGAGGCGTCCAGCACGGGAGAGGTGAAGAAGCGAGTTCAGGCTCAGGTACACGCGGTTCCCGACGAGCAATCGATTCCTGCAGGCAAGGGAACCAAAGTGTATCCAGCTAGTGACTCGGAGGATGTGTTCTACGCGGATGAGAAGGCCTCGACGGAGGTGAGGAGACGTCGACGTGCGAGCTGTGACAGCCTAAGTACCACCGGCTCAGGAAGCAGGCGATCGAGTATTGTCGATGGGACGGTAGGTCAATCCGCGCAGGATCCCAGGAAAACAATGGTTCTTTTGATTGGGCCTACACCGAAGTCGTCGTCTCTGGTGCAGAAGCAGCGTTCCTGGGAAACATTTCCTCGGCCAAAAAGCAAACGCAGTGTAACGACCAGCGAGGGGGGAGCCTCATCTCTTAGCCAGCTGAAGAAAACGGACAGTTTCGAGGGGCACGAGGAAACCGTGAGAACACTGGTGGCGGCCGTGCAGGAGACAAGGTCACACCTGCATCATCGTCACGtgcatcatcatcgtcatcatcgaAAGAGCAAGACAAATTAA
- the LOC117155047 gene encoding RING finger protein 207 isoform X3, producing the protein MANSAGTTVDGIDVGENDGTTGVTGGGPRNPLICGVCHDYYNEPCLLSCFHTFCARCIRGPHLEGKVSCPICGQQTQLKDGAQQPPPDQLIRQLVELANSENPPCANCDKRDKSTMFFCTTCGQALCTHCRENTHRAKMFSTHEVLHMSKCTKDTQRRCPTHGEQYIMYSQSAKCMLCATCFRDTPADARLHCVDIESAWQQASKKMERAVNSICELQAGVRDGVLALKSQLDELRHSLDSEKRTLNSFCQGMQEAITKTHGSTLTELQRQFETKERMVRSQLLSLGSALPVLQMHLMLCTAFTSGATKYQFLELAHPMLERLSRVAQLGYPSRPPLLTAHLKTNYKNEFARALQPYIGQSQKESLYDQTHTTAQQDPPVIQQSSKSAHRIPTKSGTDGGPFSSHCRTFDSQLKELNQQLLTVKERLEELHRDVAVLRRANTPPLGIRYEQVARDCRVLEQQLEHYQMELERLRNVFDTLWDEQLCRIHIEKEIFHSQMNDILSLRSQVKQLQNLAQQLEPYIKSFATGVSAGEVSMIASDAASNQHLQALLDHLARLQMQEPPQPQTQAPTKDHRHSRTTATSADNALYMKETKEVPTRCRTPSADVEAILDSSGNIIVYGTAKSTDSKRGMLNQLIEKARSKEDRKKSPGREESRDRSQSRRPRKSPDNTKPKTPPGHWSASKVRSLYRSLKGGSGDNSAEGLDQPERCTDSQQPQSHTTGEEGEYQRISEASSTGEVKKRVQAQVHAVPDEQSIPAGKGTKVYPASDSEDVFYADEKASTEVRRRRRASCDSLSTTGSGSRRSSIVDGTVGQSAQDPRKTMVLLIGPTPKSSSLVQKQRSWETFPRPKSKRSVTTSEGGASSLSQLKKTDSFEGHEETVRTLVAAVQETRSHLHHRHVHHHRHHRKSKTN; encoded by the exons ATGGCGAACTCGGCGGGGACGACGGTCGACGGCATCGACGTCGGCGAGAATGACGGTACGACAGGTGTGACCGGTGGCGGGCCTAGGAATCCTCTCATCTGCGGTGTCTGTCATGACTATTACAACGAGCCTTGTCTGCTGTCCTGCTTTCACACCTTTTGTGCCCGCTGCATCCGTGGCCCTCATCTTGAGGGAAAAGTCTCCTGTCCCATCTGCGG GCAACAGACACAGTTGAAAGATGGAGCACAACAACCACCGCCTGATCAGCTGATACGTCAGCTAGTTGAGTTGGCAAACTCTGAGAATCCACCTTGTGCCAACTGTGATAAACGGGACAAGTCTACTATGTTTTTTTGTACAACATGTG GACAAGCTTTGTGTACACACTGCAGGGAGAATACCCATCGTGCGAAGATGTTCTCTACACACGAGGTGTTACATATGAGCAAATGCACCAAGGATACACAACGTCGTTGCCCGACCCACGGAGAACAATACATAATGTATAGTCAAAGTGCCAAGTGCATGCTCTGCGCTACTTGTTTTCGCGACACCCCTGCGGATGCGAGGCTTCACTGCGTTGATATTGAAAGTGCTTGGCAACAGGCTTCGAAGAAGATGGAACGAGCTGTTAATTCCATTTGTGAGCTGCAAGCTGGCGTGCGAGACGGAGTGTTGGCTTTAAAATCACAATTGGATGAACTACGACATAGTTTGGATTCCGAAAAAAGGACATTGAATTCTTTCTGTCAGGGAATGCAGGAAGCCATAACGAAGACGCACGGAAGTACTCTGACAGAATTGCAGCGACAgtttgaaacgaaggaaaggatGGTTCGAAGCCAATTGCTTTCATTAGGTAGTGCACTTCCTGTGCTGCAGATGCATTTAATGCTATGCACTGCCTTTACTAGCGGCGCGACGAAATATCAATTTCTCGAGCTAGCCCATCCGATGTTGGAACGACTAAGTCGAGTCGCACAATTAGGATATCCATCGAGGCCGCCTCTATTGACTGCACATCTGAAGACTAATTATAAGAATGAATTTGCTCGCGCACTGCAACCGTACATCGGTCAATCCCAGAAGGAATCATTATATGACCAAACTCACACGACGGCTCAACAGGATCCGCCAGTGATTCAG CAGAGCAGCAAGTCTGCTCACAGGATTCCAACCAAGAGCGGGACCGACGGTGGACCGTTTTCCAGCCACTGTCGAACATTTGATAGTCAGCTGAAGGAATTGAATCAGCAATTGCTCACTGTGAAGGAACGTTTAGAAGAATTACATCGTGATGTGGCAGTTCTGAGAAGAGCTAACACACCTCCGTTGGGCATACGTTACGAACAGGTGGCGAGGGATTGTCGGGTACTAGAGCAACAATTAGAGCATTATCAGATGGAACTAGAACGTCTTAGAAACGTGTTCGATACACTTTGGGATGAACAGTTATGTAGAATTCacatagaaaaagaaatattccatTCTCAG ATGAACGATATCCTATCGTTAAGAAGTCAGGTAAAACAATTGCAGAATCTTGCTCAACAATTAGAACCGTATATAAAATCTTTCGCAACCGGAGTTAGTGCTGGTGAAGTAAGCATGATAGCCTCTGATGCAGCCAGTAATCAGCATTTGCAGGCGTTACTGGATCACTTGGCACGTTTACAAATGCAGGAACCACCGCAACCGCAAACCCAAGCCCCGACCAAGGATCATCGACATTCGCGTACTACTGCAACTAGTGCAGATAACGCGCTTTACATGAAAG AAACGAAGGAGGTACCAACACGTTGCCGTACTCCTTCCGCTGATGTCGAAGCTATCTTGGATTCGAGTGGAAACATTATTGTCTATGGAACGGCCAAATCAACGGACTCGAAAAGAGGAATGCTTAACCAATTGATCGAAAAAGCTAGAAGTAAAGAAGATCGTAAGAAATCGCCGGGAAGAGAGGAAAGTCGTGATCGCAGTCAGAGCCGACGACCGAGGAAGTCTCCCGACAATACGAAGCCTAAAACACCGCCTGGTCACTGGTCTGCCAGCAAAGTACGATCTTTGTATCGATCTCTGAAGGGTGGCAGTGGAGATAATTCTGCCGAGGGACTCGATCAACCAGAAAGGTGCACGGATTCCCAGCAACCACAGTCGCATACGACTG GGGAAGAAGGAGAATATCAACGAATTTCGGAGGCGTCCAGCACGGGAGAGGTGAAGAAGCGAGTTCAGGCTCAGGTACACGCGGTTCCCGACGAGCAATCGATTCCTGCAGGCAAGGGAACCAAAGTGTATCCAGCTAGTGACTCGGAGGATGTGTTCTACGCGGATGAGAAGGCCTCGACGGAGGTGAGGAGACGTCGACGTGCGAGCTGTGACAGCCTAAGTACCACCGGCTCAGGAAGCAGGCGATCGAGTATTGTCGATGGGACGGTAGGTCAATCCGCGCAGGATCCCAGGAAAACAATGGTTCTTTTGATTGGGCCTACACCGAAGTCGTCGTCTCTGGTGCAGAAGCAGCGTTCCTGGGAAACATTTCCTCGGCCAAAAAGCAAACGCAGTGTAACGACCAGCGAGGGGGGAGCCTCATCTCTTAGCCAGCTGAAGAAAACGGACAGTTTCGAGGGGCACGAGGAAACCGTGAGAACACTGGTGGCGGCCGTGCAGGAGACAAGGTCACACCTGCATCATCGTCACGtgcatcatcatcgtcatcatcgaAAGAGCAAGACAAATTAA